A region of Arabidopsis thaliana chromosome 5, partial sequence DNA encodes the following proteins:
- the AO gene encoding L-aspartate oxidase (L-aspartate oxidase (AO); FUNCTIONS IN: electron carrier activity, oxidoreductase activity, L-aspartate oxidase activity; INVOLVED IN: NAD biosynthetic process; LOCATED IN: chloroplast; EXPRESSED IN: 24 plant structures; EXPRESSED DURING: 14 growth stages; CONTAINS InterPro DOMAIN/s: Fumarate reductase/succinate dehydrogenase flavoprotein-like, C-terminal (InterPro:IPR015939), Fumarate reductase/succinate dehydrogenase flavoprotein, N-terminal (InterPro:IPR003953), Fumarate reductase/succinate dehydrogenase flavoprotein, C-terminal (InterPro:IPR004112), L-aspartate oxidase (InterPro:IPR005288); BEST Arabidopsis thaliana protein match is: succinate dehydrogenase 1-1 (TAIR:AT5G66760.1); Has 30201 Blast hits to 17322 proteins in 780 species: Archae - 12; Bacteria - 1396; Metazoa - 17338; Fungi - 3422; Plants - 5037; Viruses - 0; Other Eukaryotes - 2996 (source: NCBI BLink).): MAAHVSTGNIHNFYLAGQVYRGQAFSWSSASTFMANPFKEPSWSSGVFKALKAERCGCYSRGISPISETSKPIRAVSVSSSTKYYDFTVIGSGVAGLRYALEVAKQGTVAVITKDEPHESNTNYAQGGVSAVLCPLDSVESHMRDTMVAGAHLCDEETVRVVCTEGPERIRELIAMGASFDHGEDGNLHLAREGGHSHCRIVHAADMTGREIERALLEAVLNDPNISVFKHHFAIDLLTSQDGLNTVCHGVDTLNIKTNEVVRFISKVTLLASGGAGHIYPSTTNPLVATGDGMAMAHRAQAVISNMEFVQFHPTALADEGLPIKLQTARENAFLITEAVRGDGGILYNLGMERFMPVYDERAELAPRDVVARSIDDQLKKRNEKYVLLDISHKPREKILAHFPNIASECLKHGLDITRQPIPVVPAAHYMCGGVRAGLQGETNVLGLFVAGEVACTGLHGANRLASNSLLEALVFARRAVQPSTELMKRTRLDVCASEKWTRPVVATARLLGDEVIAKIIALTKEVRRELQEVMWKYVGIVRSTIRLTTAERKIAELEAKWETFLFEHGWEQTVVALEACEMRNLFCCAKLVVSSALARHESRGLHYMTDFPFVEESKRIPTIILPSSPTTASWSSRRLQNISSSSLIDC; this comes from the exons ATGGCGGCTCATGTTTCTACTGGAAACATTCATAATTTCTATCTTGCGGGGCAGGTTTACAGGGGACAAGCTTTTTCATGGAGTTCTGCTTCTACTTTCATGGCAAATCCATTCAAAGAGCCCTCTTG GTCAAGTGGGGTATTTAAGGCTCTAAAAGCTGAGAGATGTGGTTGTTACTCTCGTGGTATTTCCCCCATCAGTGAGACCTCAAAACCTATCAGGGCTGTTTCGgtatcttcttcaacaaagtATTATGATTTCACTGTGATTGGTAGTGGAGTAGCGGGTCTGCGTTATGCTTTAGAAGTTGCAAAGCAAGGAACAGTCGCAGTGATTACCAAAGATGAGCCTCATGAGAGTAACACAAACTATGCTCAAGGTGGTGTTAGTGCTGTGTTATGCCCTTTGGATTCTGTTGAAAGTCATATGCGGGACACTATGGTCGCTGGTGCTCATCTTTGTGATGAAGAAACCGTAAGA GTTGTGTGTACTGAAGGGCCTGAAAGGATTCGTGAACTGATTGCAATGGGAGCATCATTTGATCACGGCGAGGATGGAAATTTGCATTTGGCCAGAGAGGGTGGTCACTCGCATTGTAGGATCGTTCACGCTGCTGATATGACaggaagagagattgagagagctTTACTTGAAGCTGTACTTAATGATCCCAACATATCTGTCTTCAAACACCATTTTGCAATCGATCTGCTCACTTCTCAG GATGGCTTGAACACAGTTTGTCATGGTGTGGACACTTTGAATATCAAAACTAATGAG GTAGTACGCTTTATATCGAAGGTGACATTGCTTGCTTCAGGTGGAGCTGGGCATATCTATCCATCAACCACAAATCCTCTG GTGGCTACTGGAGATGGGATGGCGATGGCTCATCGAGCTCAAGCTGTGATCTCAAATATGGA aTTTGTGCAGTTTCATCCTACTGCCCTAGCCGACGAAGGTCTTCCCATCAAACTACAAACTGCTAGGGAAAACGCGTTCCTCATCACCGAGGCGGTGAGAGGTGATGGTGGCATCCTCTATAATCTAGGAATGGAGCGATTCATGCCTGTTTACGATGAACGAGCTGAGCTTGCTCCAAGAGACGTGGTTGCAAGAAGTATTGATGACCAGCTTAAGAAACGAAACGAAAAGTATGTGTTACTTGACATAAGCCATAAGCCAAGAGAAAAGATTCTTGCCCATTTCCCGAACATAGCTTCTGAATGTCTTAAACACGGTCTGGATATCACCCGTCAGCCTATTCCGGTTGTCCCTGCAGCCCATTACATGTGTGGAGGAGTTCGTGCTGGTTTACAAGGCGAAACCAATGTCCTTGGATTGTTTGTAGCAGGTGAAGTAGCATGTACAGGCCTCCACGGGGCAAATCGTCTTGCTAGTAACTCGCTTTTAGAAGCTCTGGTTTTCGCGAGACGGGCTGTTCAGCCTTCGACTGAGCTCATGAAACGCACAAGACTTGATGTATGCGCATCAGAGAAATGGACAAGGCCTGTTGTTGCGACAGCTAGATTGCTAGGAGATGAAGTAATAGCAAAGATTATAGCTTTGACTAAAGAAGTGAGAAGAGAGCTTCAGGAGGTAATGTGGAAGTATGTTGGTATTGTCAGATCGACAATTCGGCTCACCACTGCTGAGAGGAAAATCGCAGAGCTAGAAGCAAAATGggaaacatttttgtttgaacatGGATGGGAACAAACAGTGGTAGCTCTTGAAGCTTGTGAGATGAGAAACTTGTTCTGTTGCGCTAAGCTTGTGGTGAGCAGCGCGTTAGCTAGACATGAAAGCAGAGGTCTTCATTACATGACAGACTTTCCTTTTGTGGAAGAAAGCAAGCGGATTCCGACGATTATTCTACCGTCTTCTCCTACAACAGCTAGTTGGAGCTCAAGGCGGTTACAGAATATAAGTAGCAGCTCACTTATTGATTGCTAA
- a CDS encoding PPR repeat protein produces the protein MIMIRIWNNYKGKYRFFLSNCRSFSSIKRPQIPESEETSLSITQRRFDPDLAPIKTRVYVSLFHTLFRLYLSCERLYGAARTLSAMCTFGVVPDSRLWNSLIHQFNVNGLVHDQVSLIYSKMIACGVSPDVFALNVLIHSFCKVGRLSFAISLLRNRVISIDTVTYNTVISGLCEHGLADEAYQFLSEMVKMGILPDTVSYNTLIDGFCKVGNFVRAKALVDEISELNLITHTILLSSYYNLHAIEEAYRDMVMSGFDPDVVTFSSIINRLCKGGKVLEGGLLLREMEEMSVYPNHVTYTTLVDSLFKANIYRHALALYSQMVVRGIPVDLVVYTVLMDGLFKAGDLREAEKTFKMLLEDNQVPNVVTYTALVDGLCKAGDLSSAEFIITQMLEKSVIPNVVTYSSMINGYVKKGMLEEAVSLLRKMEDQNVVPNGFTYGTVIDGLFKAGKEEMAIELSKEMRLIGVEENNYILDALVNHLKRIGRIKEVKGLVKDMVSKGVTLDQINYTSLIDVFFKGGDEEAALAWAEEMQERGMPWDVVSYNVLISGMLKFGKVGADWAYKGMREKGIEPDIATFNIMMNSQRKQGDSEGILKLWDKMKSCGIKPSLMSCNIVVGMLCENGKMEEAIHILNQMMLMEIHPNLTTYRIFLDTSSKHKRADAIFKTHETLLSYGIKLSRQVYNTLIATLCKLGMTKKAAMVMGDMEARGFIPDTVTFNSLMHGYFVGSHVRKALSTYSVMMEAGISPNVATYNTIIRGLSDAGLIKEVDKWLSEMKSRGMRPDDFTYNALISGQAKIGNMKGSMTIYCEMIADGLVPKTSTYNVLISEFANVGKMLQARELLKEMGKRGVSPNTSTYCTMISGLCKLCTHPDVEWNKKAMYLAEAKGLLKEMVEEKGYIPCNQTIYWISAAFSKPGMKVDAERFLKECYKKKNARSSNS, from the coding sequence ATGATAATGATAAGGATTTGGAATAACTATAAGGGTAAATACAGATTCTTCCTCTCAAATTGCCGCTCTTTCTCGTCAATCAAACGACCCCAAATCCCAGAAAGCGAAGAGACTAGCCTCTCGATCACACAACGAAGATTCGACCCAGATTTAGCTCCTATCAAGACTAGAGTTTACGTCTCTCTCTTCCATACTCTCTTTCGGCTCTATTTAAGCTGTGAGAGACTCTACGGAGCAGCAAGGACGCTCTCTGCGATGTGCACTTTCGGGGTTGTTCCGGATTCGCGTCTATGGAACAGTCTGATTCATCAATTCAATGTCAATGGTTTGGTACACGATCAGGTATCGCTGATTTACAGCAAGATGATAGCTTGTGGAGTGTCTCCCGATGTTTTTGCTCTCAATGTATTGATTCATTCTTTTTGCAAAGTGGGTCGTTTGAGTTTTGCAATTAGTTTACTTAGAAATAGAGTAATCAGCATCGATACTGTTACTTATAACACTGTGATTTCGGGTTTATGTGAACATGGTTTAGCTGATGAGGCTTATCAGTTTCTATCTGAGATGGTGAAGATGGGTATATTGCCTGATACGGTTAGCTACAATACTCTGATTGATGGGTTTTGTAAAGTTGGAAACTTTGTTAGAGCTAAGGCTTTAGTTGACGAAATCTCGGAACTAAACCTTATCACTCATACTATACTCTTAAGCTCCTACTACAATCTCCATGCTATTGAAGAAGCATACAGGGATATGGTTATGAGTGGGTTTGATCCGGATGTTGTTACTTTTAGTTCGATTATTAACCGATTGTGCAAAGGTGGAAAAGTGCTGGAAGGGGGATTGTTACTGCGGGAAATGGAGGAGATGAGTGTATATCCGAACCATGTAACTTATACTACTCTTGTTGATTCGTTATTTAAAGCAAATATTTACCGCCATGCTTTGGCTCTTTACAGTCAGATGGTTGTGCGTGGGATACCTGTAGATTTAGTTGTATATACTGTTTTGATGGATGGTCTGTTTAAGGCTGGGGACCTTAGGGAGGCTGAGAAAACATTTAAGATGCTTTTGGAAGATAACCAAGTTCCAAATGTGGTTACATATACGGCTTTGGTTGATGGGTTGTGCAAAGCGGGGGATTTAAGCAGTGCAGAATTTATCATAACGCAGATGTTAGAGAAAAGTGTTATTCCGAATGTTGTAACATACTCTAGTATGATAAACGGCTATGTGAAGAAAGGGATGCTCGAAGAAGCTGTTAGTCTTTTGAGAAAAATGGAGGACCAAAATGTTGTGCCGAATGGTTTTACTTATGGTACAGTAATTGATGGCTTGTTTAAGGCagggaaagaagaaatggCAATTGAACTGAGTAAGGAAATGAGGCTGATTGGGGTGGAGGAAAACAACTACATACTTGATGCTCTGGTGAACCACTTGAAGAGAATTGGTAGGATTAAGGAAGTTAAGGGATTAGTCAAAGACATGGTATCTAAAGGAGTGACGCTGGATCAGATTAACTACACATCTTTAATTGATGTATTCTTCAAAGGAGGAGACGAAGAAGCTGCTCTTGCTTGGGCTGAAGAAATGCAAGAGAGAGGGATGCCGTGGGATGTTGTTTCTTATAATGTCTTAATCAGTGGGATGTTAAAGTTTGGCAAAGTCGGAGCAGACTGGGCCTACAAAGGAATGAGAGAGAAGGGTATAGAACCAGATATTGCTACATTTAACATAATGATGAATTCACAAAGAAAGCAAGGGGATTCGGAAGGTATCCTTAAGCTTTGGGATAAGATGAAGAGTTGTGGAATAAAACCGAGTCTGATGAGTTGCAATATTGTGGTTGGAATGCTATGCGAAAACGGTAAAATGGAGGAAGCAATTCACATATTGAATCAAATGATGCTTATGGAGATCCATCCTAACTTAACGACATACCGGATTTTTCTTGACACGTCTTCGAAGCATAAAAGAGCTGATGCTATATTCAAAACGCATGAGACGCTATTGAGTTATGGGATTAAACTCAGTCGGCAAGTTTATAACACTCTTATTGCAACTCTGTGCAAACTAGGTATGACGAAAAAGGCAGCTATGGTTATGGGGGATATGGAAGCGAGAGGCTTTATTCCTGATACTGTGACGTTCAATTCCCTTATGCACGGGTACTTTGTAGGCAGTCATGTAAGAAAAGCTCTTTCGACATATTCTGTGATGATGGAAGCAGGAATATCCCCAAATGTTGCAACCTATAATACTATAATAAGAGGTCTTTCTGATGCTGGGCTAATAAAGGAAGTGGACAAATGGCTGAGTGAGATGAAGAGTAGAGGTATGCGCCCTGACGATTTTACATACAATGCTTTAATCTCTGGTCAAGCTAAGATAGGGAATATGAAAGGAAGTATGACGATATATTGTGAGATGATTGCGGATGGGTTGGTACCGAAAACCAGCACTTATAATGTGCTTATTAGTGAATTTGCTAACGTTGGGAAGATGCTTCAGGCGAGAGAGCTATTGAAAGAGATGGGTAAGAGAGGAGTGAGCCCCAATACTTCGACTTATTGTACCATGATATCTGGTTTGTGCAAACTTTGCACTCATCCAGACGTTGAGTGGAATAAAAAAGCAATGTACTTAGCAGAGGCAAAAGGGTTGCTAAAAGAGATGGTTGAAGAAAAGGGATATATTCCGTGTAATCAAACTATTTACTGGATAAGTGCTGCCTTTTCTAAACCTGGAATGAAGGTTGATGCTGAAAGATTCTTAAAGGAGtgttacaagaaaaagaatgcTCGTTCCTCAAATTCGTGA